From Acidobacteriota bacterium, a single genomic window includes:
- the pilQ gene encoding type IV pilus secretin PilQ, with translation MSMGRQESSNRRMTRAGRLVWLVAGVVLLISPLHVAGDGLGRARLVNVSTRIEGRATAVVIETSEPVAYVTAQPDPLTLLVDLRDVTIGSSPFLEKQKGVLSDLSVEAAKADDGTSIARVKLTLAKPGRPTVRSRWNTVIVEFGARLGDAAIGASGAGPRAASAVPQGESSAPAAAPQTVVKPPVKAPAESASPAAQKPSTAEQPGVVGTLTGIEITTGPDGTRVRFTGTGRLEPSSVEPTRLLPARLVIDFPQVLTKVPAVTAVGKGPIDKIRVAINSWQPLVTRAVIDLKYPVAHRVETTESGLTILLDPTPAVPPTPAPSPTPGVVPPQTPRPEPPPAAAPQPEVKPAPPAAPAPNVTIPAPAQATQADPSGQGVKKYTGHLISFDFQQADLRAVLRSFTEISGLNVIVDPSINGTVDIVLKDVPWDQALEQILGANKLGYTIENNVVRIAKLDDLAAEEAARQKLKEAQATSGELKVLTKTLSYAKAADMQMLLLKSVLTKRGDVQVDPRTNTLIISDLPAALERASQLVNTLDRPEPQVEVEARIVQTSRDSARALGVQWGLSGRAVPQLANTTPITFPNQVGVSGRSGGTSQTAQGGALNNAVNLGVTAASSAVGLAMGSVNGAFNLDVALSALEQKGNLRVLSSPRVMMQNNYEAEMTQGIQIPIQVVSNNTTTVTFKDAALTLKVRPQITASNTVIMDVKLENSSADFSKAVNGIPPINTQRAWTQVLVNDNDTIVIGGIVVSQEQAQNDKVPVMSRIPLLGWLFKRDSFTDENRELLIFITPRIRR, from the coding sequence CCGCCTGGTCTGGCTGGTGGCAGGCGTAGTGCTTCTGATCTCGCCCCTGCACGTTGCCGGCGACGGCTTGGGCAGGGCACGGCTGGTGAATGTCTCGACCCGGATCGAGGGGCGCGCGACGGCCGTCGTGATCGAGACTAGCGAGCCGGTCGCCTACGTGACGGCGCAGCCGGACCCCCTGACGCTACTGGTAGACCTGCGCGATGTCACGATCGGATCATCACCGTTCCTCGAGAAACAGAAGGGCGTGCTCTCTGACCTGAGCGTTGAAGCCGCGAAAGCCGATGACGGCACCAGCATCGCCCGCGTCAAGCTGACGCTCGCCAAGCCCGGCAGACCGACCGTGCGCAGCAGGTGGAACACGGTGATCGTCGAGTTCGGCGCGCGCCTCGGTGATGCGGCCATCGGAGCCTCCGGCGCGGGCCCGCGTGCGGCGTCCGCCGTGCCGCAGGGCGAGTCGTCGGCTCCGGCAGCAGCCCCGCAGACCGTCGTCAAGCCGCCCGTCAAGGCGCCGGCGGAGTCTGCTTCACCGGCCGCCCAGAAGCCGTCGACGGCCGAGCAGCCAGGCGTCGTAGGTACGTTGACCGGGATCGAAATCACGACCGGGCCCGACGGCACTCGCGTGCGATTCACCGGCACGGGCCGACTAGAGCCCTCGTCGGTCGAGCCAACCAGGTTGCTGCCAGCCCGACTCGTGATCGACTTCCCGCAGGTCCTCACCAAGGTGCCGGCGGTCACGGCGGTGGGGAAGGGACCGATCGATAAGATCCGAGTGGCCATCAACAGTTGGCAGCCGCTCGTCACGCGCGCCGTCATTGATCTTAAATATCCGGTCGCGCATCGCGTCGAGACAACCGAGTCCGGCCTCACGATCCTCCTTGACCCGACGCCGGCCGTGCCGCCAACCCCTGCGCCATCGCCGACGCCTGGCGTGGTGCCGCCCCAGACTCCTCGACCCGAGCCTCCGCCTGCGGCAGCCCCGCAGCCCGAGGTGAAACCCGCACCGCCGGCTGCCCCGGCCCCGAACGTCACAATACCGGCTCCGGCCCAGGCAACGCAGGCCGATCCGTCTGGCCAGGGCGTCAAAAAGTACACCGGCCACCTGATCAGCTTCGACTTCCAGCAGGCCGACTTGCGAGCGGTCCTGCGCAGCTTCACCGAGATCAGTGGTCTCAACGTCATCGTCGATCCCAGCATCAACGGGACCGTCGACATCGTCTTGAAGGACGTGCCGTGGGATCAGGCGCTCGAGCAGATCCTCGGCGCCAACAAGTTAGGCTACACCATTGAGAACAACGTCGTGCGGATCGCGAAACTGGACGACCTCGCCGCCGAAGAAGCGGCACGCCAGAAGCTGAAGGAAGCGCAGGCCACCTCGGGCGAGCTGAAGGTGCTGACCAAGACGTTGAGCTATGCGAAGGCTGCCGACATGCAGATGCTGTTGCTGAAGAGCGTGCTGACAAAGCGCGGCGACGTGCAGGTGGATCCGCGGACAAACACGCTCATCATCAGCGACCTGCCGGCGGCGCTCGAACGGGCCTCGCAGTTGGTCAACACGCTCGATCGCCCCGAGCCGCAGGTGGAAGTCGAGGCCCGCATCGTCCAGACGTCGCGCGACAGCGCCCGCGCTCTTGGCGTGCAGTGGGGCCTGTCGGGCAGGGCCGTGCCGCAACTGGCCAACACGACGCCGATCACCTTCCCGAACCAGGTCGGGGTCAGCGGCCGCAGCGGCGGCACGTCGCAGACCGCGCAGGGCGGGGCCCTGAACAACGCGGTCAACCTGGGCGTCACCGCCGCCAGCAGCGCGGTCGGCCTGGCGATGGGCTCGGTCAACGGCGCCTTCAATCTCGACGTGGCGCTCTCCGCGCTCGAGCAGAAGGGCAATCTCCGCGTGCTTTCGTCACCCCGCGTGATGATGCAGAACAACTACGAAGCGGAGATGACGCAGGGCATCCAGATCCCGATCCAGGTGGTGTCGAACAACACCACGACGGTCACTTTCAAGGACGCCGCGCTCACCTTGAAGGTGCGGCCGCAGATCACCGCGTCGAACACCGTCATCATGGACGTCAAGCTCGAGAACTCGAGCGCTGACTTTTCGAAGGCGGTCAACGGCATTCCCCCGATCAACACGCAGCGTGCCTGGACCCAGGTGCTCGTCAACGATAACGACACCATCGTCATCGGCGGCATTGTCGTGAGCCAGGAGCAGGCACAGAACGACAAGGTGCCCGTGATGTCGCGGATCCCGCTGCTCGGGTGGCTGTTTAAGCGTGACTCGTTCACCGACGAGAACCGTGAGCTTCTGATTTTCATCACGCCGCGGATCCGCCGGTAG
- the thiE gene encoding thiamine phosphate synthase, which yields MLLSPLYAIVDADVALRAGWTVADLAGAFLDGGARLIQLRAKLASGRDFLRWAERLVDKARPAGAHIIINDRVDVAAMAAADGAHVGQDDLPPRRVRDMLGARALVGLSTYTDTQLSDGLTEPVSYLAVGPVFTTGTKETGYPAGGLDLVRRAARILAEHATQTNGARMPLVAIGGITLEHAPDVIRAGADSVAVVSDLLSTDDPAGRTRAFLRALGTP from the coding sequence GTGTTGCTTTCACCCCTCTACGCCATCGTTGATGCCGACGTCGCGTTGCGCGCCGGCTGGACGGTGGCCGACCTGGCCGGCGCCTTTCTCGATGGCGGCGCCCGGCTGATTCAACTCCGCGCGAAGCTGGCGTCCGGACGTGATTTCCTGCGCTGGGCCGAACGCCTGGTGGACAAGGCCCGGCCGGCCGGGGCGCACATCATCATCAACGACCGTGTGGATGTCGCCGCCATGGCGGCAGCCGATGGGGCGCACGTCGGGCAGGACGACCTGCCCCCGCGCCGGGTGCGCGACATGCTGGGTGCCAGGGCGCTCGTCGGACTGTCGACGTACACGGACACTCAGCTGAGCGATGGTTTGACCGAGCCGGTGTCGTACCTGGCGGTTGGGCCCGTGTTCACTACCGGTACAAAGGAGACGGGCTACCCGGCGGGAGGATTGGATCTGGTTCGGCGGGCGGCGCGCATCCTTGCCGAGCACGCCACTCAGACAAACGGAGCCAGGATGCCGCTGGTTGCCATTGGCGGCATCACGCTCGAACACGCGCCAGATGTGATTCGCGCGGGAGCCGATTCAGTGGCGGTCGTCTCCGACCTGCTGTCAACCGACGATCCCGCCGGCCGGACTCGCGCTTTCCTTCGCGCCCTTGGCACGCCGTAG
- a CDS encoding tetratricopeptide repeat protein → MPDNPRIDNLRRRIQKDPASIAFAQLAEEYRLAGSFREAIEVCTAGLKRHPGYTSARVTLGRALLELGETDDAYRELTDVLKHAPENLAAIRGLAEVHRRRGELPEAIEQFKNAFELAGSDPGIEQLVRDLRREVGQKTAAGAPRHGASWGDVGAAAAATAADGPDQARGRRVSAYLHRWLEAIMAERRGRLYPAKS, encoded by the coding sequence ATGCCCGACAACCCGCGGATTGACAATCTTCGGCGCCGGATCCAGAAGGATCCGGCGTCGATTGCCTTTGCCCAGCTGGCCGAGGAGTACCGGCTGGCGGGCAGTTTTCGCGAGGCGATCGAGGTGTGCACGGCAGGCCTGAAACGGCATCCAGGATATACCTCCGCCCGCGTCACGCTCGGGCGAGCCCTCCTGGAGCTTGGCGAAACCGATGATGCCTACCGGGAATTGACCGACGTGCTGAAGCACGCCCCCGAGAATCTCGCCGCGATTCGCGGTCTGGCGGAGGTGCACCGCCGCCGTGGCGAGCTGCCCGAGGCCATTGAGCAATTCAAGAACGCGTTCGAGTTGGCGGGCAGCGATCCGGGCATCGAACAGCTGGTGCGGGATCTCCGCCGCGAGGTCGGACAGAAGACCGCTGCCGGTGCCCCACGGCACGGGGCGTCATGGGGTGACGTGGGCGCCGCTGCGGCGGCGACGGCCGCCGACGGCCCCGATCAGGCTCGCGGACGGCGCGTGTCGGCCTACCTTCATCGCTGGCTCGAGGCGATCATGGCCGAACGGCGGGGCCGACTCTACCCGGCGAAGTCCTGA
- a CDS encoding Xaa-Pro peptidase family protein codes for MPNLTADLLQARHERVRRTFDTDRLDALVVTHLPNVRYLTGFDGSAAIAVLTRDELVFITDGRYVTAVRESVAPTCPAFRLVPVDPTYDATLVGVIDQTRLLRVGFESGYLSVRRHQWIVAALEDLASHGSARVELVPSDRRVESERLRKDPAELAAFRQAGELLDRVAADVLASIRVGQVERDIAAEIDFRLKKGGFEGPAFDTIVASGPNSALPHARPGPRALTPGDLVVLDFGGVYDGYCVDLTRTVCVGEPSAEAQRLYDAVFEAQTAALAVIRPGVRVSEVDQAARGVLERHGLGPAFGHATGHGLGLEVHEEPRVGPLRTDVPGVAPVSRDEVLEPGLVITVEPGAYVAGLGGVRIEDDVAVVAGGAELLTHVSRKLLVV; via the coding sequence ATGCCTAATCTGACCGCAGACCTGCTGCAGGCCCGCCACGAGCGGGTGCGTCGCACATTTGATACAGACCGGCTCGACGCGCTGGTGGTCACCCACCTGCCCAATGTCCGTTACCTGACGGGATTTGACGGCAGCGCGGCCATCGCCGTGCTGACGCGAGACGAGCTGGTCTTCATCACCGACGGCCGCTACGTCACGGCGGTCCGGGAGTCGGTCGCGCCCACCTGCCCGGCCTTCCGACTCGTGCCGGTCGACCCGACCTACGACGCGACGCTGGTCGGGGTGATCGACCAGACCCGGCTGCTACGGGTCGGCTTCGAATCAGGCTATTTGTCTGTCCGGCGGCACCAGTGGATTGTTGCAGCCCTGGAGGACCTGGCCAGTCATGGGAGCGCCAGGGTCGAGCTGGTGCCAAGCGACCGCCGGGTTGAGTCCGAGCGTCTTCGGAAGGACCCGGCGGAACTGGCGGCGTTCAGGCAGGCGGGCGAGCTGCTGGACCGGGTGGCCGCCGACGTCCTGGCGTCCATCCGGGTGGGACAGGTCGAGCGCGACATTGCCGCGGAGATTGATTTTCGGCTGAAAAAGGGCGGATTTGAGGGGCCGGCGTTCGACACCATCGTGGCGTCAGGACCGAATTCTGCTCTTCCGCATGCCCGGCCAGGGCCCCGGGCTCTCACGCCGGGCGACCTGGTCGTACTGGACTTCGGGGGGGTGTACGACGGATACTGCGTCGACCTGACCCGCACCGTCTGCGTGGGTGAGCCGTCGGCCGAGGCGCAGCGTCTCTACGACGCGGTTTTCGAGGCCCAGACGGCCGCGCTAGCTGTCATCCGGCCGGGCGTACGGGTCAGCGAGGTCGATCAGGCAGCCAGGGGCGTGCTGGAGCGGCACGGTCTTGGCCCGGCGTTTGGACACGCCACCGGGCACGGCCTCGGCCTCGAAGTGCACGAAGAGCCCCGAGTCGGCCCACTTCGCACCGATGTCCCGGGCGTTGCCCCTGTGTCGCGGGACGAGGTGCTGGAGCCGGGTCTGGTCATCACCGTCGAGCCGGGCGCCTACGTCGCTGGCCTCGGCGGGGTTCGGATAGAGGACGATGTGGCTGTGGTGGCGGGCGGAGCCGAACTGTTGACCCACGTCTCCCGCAAGCTTCTGGTGGTATAG
- the accB gene encoding acetyl-CoA carboxylase biotin carboxyl carrier protein has translation MNVDEIRSILELVREHDLTEFELEVDGTKIKVKKAGPPQFVQVQSAPSYAPLPSVAVAPFPGAAQPTAARLAEARPASSTEPVGADMAIVKSPIVGTFYRAPEPGAPPFVETGAHVKKGQVLCIIEAMKLMNEIECDYDGEVVAVYVENAQAVQYGERLFAVRVK, from the coding sequence ATGAATGTCGACGAGATTCGAAGCATTCTCGAACTCGTGCGTGAGCACGATTTGACCGAGTTCGAGCTCGAGGTTGACGGGACCAAGATCAAGGTCAAAAAGGCCGGACCCCCACAGTTCGTCCAGGTGCAAAGCGCGCCGTCGTATGCGCCCCTGCCGTCGGTCGCAGTGGCCCCGTTTCCTGGCGCGGCCCAGCCAACGGCCGCACGGCTCGCTGAGGCGCGGCCGGCATCGAGCACGGAACCTGTCGGCGCCGACATGGCCATCGTCAAGTCGCCGATTGTCGGCACCTTCTACCGGGCGCCCGAGCCCGGAGCGCCGCCGTTTGTCGAAACCGGTGCGCATGTGAAGAAGGGCCAGGTGCTCTGCATCATCGAAGCGATGAAGCTGATGAACGAGATTGAGTGCGACTACGACGGAGAGGTTGTGGCCGTCTACGTCGAGAATGCCCAGGCGGTTCAGTACGGAGAGCGTCTGTTCGCCGTCAGGGTGAAGTGA
- the accC gene encoding acetyl-CoA carboxylase biotin carboxylase subunit, which yields MFKKILIANRGEIALRVILACREMGIKTVAVYSEADEETLHVRFADQDVCIGPPRATDSYLNVPAIISAAEITGADAIHPGYGFLSESAYLAEVCEACHIKFIGPNPQVIRLMGDKARARRAMKKAGVPVLPGSEGTLDSEDQALKIAQDIGYPVIIKATAGGGGRGMRVVRNPSEMSRAYRTASREAEAAFGVPDIYVEKYLENPRHIEFQILGDHTGHVVHLGERECSIQRRHQKLIEESPSPALTDKIRRKMGAIVVDAARRVQYTNAGTFEFLMDEEGKFYFMEANTRLQVEHGVTELVTNVDIVKEQIRIAAGERLSFRQSDITFRGHAIECRVNAECPDTFIPSPGTIRTFSIPGGPGIRVDTAMYADATVTPYYDSMIAKIMAFGRDRDEAIARMRRALDMTVIEGIKTSIPLHRRILESPDFIAGRLNTGFMERFLAAPKSNGLAEAV from the coding sequence ATGTTCAAGAAAATCCTGATCGCCAACCGTGGCGAGATTGCCCTGCGCGTCATTCTGGCGTGCCGGGAAATGGGCATCAAGACCGTCGCGGTGTATTCGGAAGCCGACGAAGAGACGCTGCACGTCCGGTTTGCCGACCAGGACGTGTGCATCGGTCCTCCCCGCGCGACCGACAGCTACCTGAACGTGCCAGCCATCATCAGCGCCGCCGAGATCACGGGCGCGGATGCCATCCACCCGGGTTACGGGTTTCTGTCGGAGAGCGCATATCTGGCCGAGGTGTGCGAAGCCTGCCATATCAAGTTCATCGGTCCGAATCCGCAGGTGATCCGCCTGATGGGTGACAAGGCGCGCGCGCGCCGGGCGATGAAGAAGGCGGGCGTGCCCGTGCTTCCCGGATCCGAAGGCACGCTGGACAGCGAAGATCAGGCCCTGAAGATCGCCCAGGACATCGGCTATCCCGTTATCATCAAGGCCACCGCCGGAGGCGGCGGGCGCGGCATGCGCGTCGTCCGGAATCCGTCGGAGATGTCCCGGGCCTACCGGACGGCGTCGCGCGAAGCCGAGGCGGCGTTTGGCGTGCCGGACATCTACGTCGAGAAGTACCTCGAGAATCCCCGGCACATCGAGTTCCAGATCCTCGGCGATCATACCGGCCACGTCGTGCACCTCGGCGAACGCGAATGCTCGATTCAGCGTCGGCACCAGAAACTGATCGAGGAGTCGCCGTCGCCCGCGCTCACCGACAAAATCCGCAGGAAGATGGGCGCCATCGTCGTCGACGCGGCGCGCCGCGTTCAGTACACCAACGCGGGCACGTTCGAATTCCTGATGGACGAGGAAGGCAAGTTCTACTTCATGGAGGCCAACACCCGGCTCCAGGTCGAACACGGCGTCACCGAACTGGTGACCAATGTCGACATCGTTAAGGAGCAAATCCGCATCGCTGCCGGCGAACGGCTGTCGTTTCGCCAGTCCGACATCACCTTCAGGGGCCATGCGATCGAGTGCCGCGTCAATGCCGAGTGTCCCGACACGTTCATCCCGTCGCCGGGTACCATCAGGACATTCAGCATCCCCGGCGGGCCTGGGATCCGCGTGGATACGGCGATGTATGCCGACGCCACCGTCACCCCATACTACGATTCCATGATCGCCAAGATCATGGCCTTCGGCCGGGACCGCGACGAAGCGATTGCCCGGATGCGGCGCGCGCTGGACATGACAGTGATCGAGGGCATCAAGACCTCCATCCCGCTTCATCGCAGGATTCTGGAGTCTCCCGACTTCATCGCCGGCAGATTGAATACCGGGTTCATGGAACGGTTCCTCGCCGCACCGAAGTCGAACGGGCTGGCCGAAGCGGTGTAG
- a CDS encoding PKD domain-containing protein: protein MTRRINVVALIAGVALAGSLGCKAKTQDAPPLAGPSELATAITIYASPDTITQDGASQSQITIQARDARSQPIANLPIRLETRVNGVVADFGQLSSKQLVTGGDGRATASYTAPDAPQSAADVLSSVTILATPVGADAAGATARSVTIRLTSPGIVIPPSNAPKAVMAFTPNNPLAGTDVVFDGGLSTVTGARIVTYAWDFGDGSTGSGSPVTHRFVEGGTFTVRLTVADDRGLTGTTTGDVTVRDTSSPTASFVFSPTNPVVNQRIFFNGTGSTAAAGRTVVSYAWDFGNDQTATGANVSTSYPAVQEYVVSLTVTDDLGKKNTATKTVGIGAGGSVAHFSFSPTAPTTGQVVSFNASGSSSQFPITGYTWDFGDSSTGTGVNPTHTYASAATYVVRLIVTDSNGSTASTTNNVTVTASGATPPTATFTFSPSSPGVNESVFFNGSTSTPGAGHTIVSYAWSFGNVAGFTGTGVTTFTSYTTAGTYSVQLKVTDEVGQSVTSAVQTVTVGNPPAPTANFTSSPTGPVVSDNVVFDASSSTTAQGQTITNLAWNFGDGTPIVTCPGDSTCVGTRIISHSYTQAGTYVVNLVVTDSAGRTGAKSATVTVGTGNPEPVVTFSPTTGAHPITIGFSSVGSRLYSGATIRTWAWDFGDAASGVNNTASNDNPSHQYVSGGTYTVRLTITDSRDRVGTTTVTVIIQ from the coding sequence ATGACGCGTAGAATCAACGTCGTCGCACTGATCGCGGGAGTGGCGTTGGCGGGCAGCCTTGGCTGCAAGGCCAAGACGCAGGATGCACCGCCGCTGGCGGGGCCTTCGGAACTGGCGACCGCGATTACGATCTACGCGAGCCCGGACACCATCACGCAGGACGGCGCCTCGCAGTCGCAGATCACCATTCAGGCGCGCGACGCCCGCAGTCAGCCGATTGCGAATCTGCCCATCCGTCTGGAGACCAGGGTAAACGGCGTGGTCGCCGACTTCGGGCAACTCTCCAGCAAACAACTCGTGACCGGTGGTGATGGGCGGGCCACGGCCTCCTACACCGCGCCCGACGCGCCACAATCGGCGGCCGACGTGTTGTCGTCGGTCACGATTCTCGCGACGCCGGTAGGCGCCGACGCCGCCGGAGCGACGGCCCGAAGCGTCACCATCCGCCTCACCTCGCCTGGCATTGTTATTCCTCCCTCGAACGCGCCCAAGGCCGTCATGGCCTTTACGCCCAACAACCCTCTCGCCGGAACTGACGTCGTGTTCGATGGCGGGCTCAGCACCGTCACCGGCGCGCGCATCGTCACGTACGCCTGGGACTTCGGCGACGGTTCGACCGGAAGCGGTTCGCCGGTCACACACCGGTTCGTGGAGGGAGGCACCTTCACCGTCCGGCTGACCGTAGCAGACGACCGGGGCCTCACCGGGACCACGACCGGAGATGTCACCGTCAGAGATACCTCGTCGCCGACGGCGAGTTTCGTGTTCTCGCCCACCAATCCGGTGGTCAACCAGCGGATCTTCTTCAATGGAACCGGGTCGACCGCGGCGGCCGGCAGGACCGTCGTCAGCTACGCATGGGACTTCGGCAACGACCAGACGGCAACCGGTGCGAACGTATCCACGAGCTATCCTGCGGTCCAGGAATACGTTGTGTCGCTCACGGTCACCGATGATCTTGGTAAGAAGAACACCGCCACGAAGACCGTCGGGATTGGAGCCGGCGGATCTGTGGCGCATTTCAGTTTCTCGCCGACGGCGCCGACCACGGGCCAGGTTGTGTCCTTCAACGCCAGTGGGTCGTCCAGTCAGTTCCCGATCACCGGCTACACGTGGGACTTCGGCGATTCGTCCACCGGCACCGGGGTGAACCCGACGCACACGTACGCATCGGCGGCGACCTACGTGGTGCGGCTGATCGTGACCGACAGCAACGGCAGCACGGCGAGCACCACGAACAATGTGACCGTCACCGCGTCTGGTGCGACTCCGCCGACGGCAACCTTCACCTTCTCGCCGTCGTCTCCCGGCGTCAACGAGAGTGTCTTCTTCAATGGTTCGACATCCACGCCTGGCGCGGGACACACAATCGTGTCCTACGCATGGTCGTTCGGCAACGTCGCTGGCTTCACCGGGACGGGGGTGACGACGTTCACCTCGTACACGACCGCCGGGACGTACTCGGTTCAGTTGAAGGTGACCGATGAAGTGGGCCAGAGCGTGACATCGGCGGTACAGACCGTCACGGTTGGAAATCCACCGGCGCCGACGGCAAACTTCACGTCCTCGCCGACCGGACCGGTCGTTTCCGACAACGTCGTCTTCGACGCGTCGTCGTCCACGACCGCGCAGGGCCAGACGATTACCAACCTCGCCTGGAACTTCGGCGACGGGACGCCGATTGTCACCTGCCCAGGGGATTCAACCTGCGTCGGGACCCGGATCATCTCCCACTCGTACACTCAGGCCGGAACCTACGTCGTCAACCTCGTCGTGACCGACAGCGCGGGCCGAACTGGTGCGAAGTCCGCGACGGTCACGGTCGGGACGGGGAACCCCGAGCCAGTGGTCACGTTCTCGCCGACCACGGGGGCACACCCCATCACCATCGGCTTCAGCTCTGTTGGTTCAAGACTGTACAGCGGTGCGACGATTCGCACGTGGGCATGGGACTTTGGCGACGCCGCCTCCGGGGTCAACAACACGGCGTCCAACGACAACCCCTCGCACCAATACGTCAGCGGGGGCACGTATACTGTCAGGCTTACGATCACGGACAGCCGGGACCGTGTGGGTACAACGACGGTCACGGTTATCATCCAGTAG